Below is a genomic region from Halogeometricum sp. S1BR25-6.
GCGACCAGGGCGAGACCGAACAAGGAGAGCGCAGCCGGGTAAGGAGTCGAGCGGCGAATCTCCTCCTCCTCCGGGAGTGCGAAGTCGAAGTCGAGGTCCGCCGCCGCCGCGGTGAGTTCGACGTCGACCCACCGGCGGTCCGCTCGCACGAACCCGGCGTCGGCCAGCTTGACGAGGTGGTTCTGGTAGAGGGCCGTGTAGGCGCTCTTTCGCTGTGCGTGCGTGACCTCGGCGACCGAGATGCCGTGCTCCGCCGCGGCGACGTGTTCGGCGAGTTCGCCGATGGAGACGGGACAGCCGCACTCGCGGAGGTGCCGAAGTACGTGTCGTCGACGTGGGTTTCCGAGCATCTCGTAGAAGTCGTCCTCCTCGATATCGACCGGACCGTCGCCCCCACTGGACGACTGAATGGCTACC
It encodes:
- a CDS encoding DUF7344 domain-containing protein, with translation MSVAIQSSSGGDGPVDIEEDDFYEMLGNPRRRHVLRHLRECGCPVSIGELAEHVAAAEHGISVAEVTHAQRKSAYTALYQNHLVKLADAGFVRADRRWVDVELTAAAADLDFDFALPEEEEIRRSTPYPAALSLFGLALVAGFFAELLSPLTVVASFGVVFVALLVLSVSPRSR